The following are encoded together in the Deinococcus soli (ex Cha et al. 2016) genome:
- a CDS encoding NlpC/P60 family protein — MTTPTLPDARTHASDPHMKIAEDALRPHLPEPGWRFVTPTLAHAGAARLSLRAHPEPDAAQVTEALPGEALDLLWENAGGWAYIRTAHDRYLGWARADGLHARPWQPDLTVTARRAHAYAGPKISQPIRAELAFGARLARGSGEIVTENHRRWVPVILPGGTDAWVQEVILAPLDSDLLTFAQGFLDTPYMWGGRSAWGLDCSGLTQLVYGAFGRPLPRDADQQQAFLTPVTDAQPGDLAFFPGHVGLMLGGRRLLHANATHMRVTVETLGEGEYGTRLQSDLSGFGRWTQ; from the coding sequence GTGACCACCCCAACCCTCCCGGACGCCCGCACCCACGCGAGCGACCCGCACATGAAGATCGCCGAGGACGCCCTGCGCCCCCACCTGCCAGAACCCGGCTGGCGTTTCGTGACCCCCACCCTCGCGCACGCCGGAGCGGCCCGCCTGAGCCTGCGCGCCCACCCCGAACCCGACGCCGCGCAGGTCACCGAGGCGCTGCCCGGCGAAGCACTGGACCTCCTGTGGGAGAACGCGGGCGGCTGGGCCTATATCCGCACCGCGCACGACCGGTACCTGGGCTGGGCCCGCGCCGACGGCCTGCACGCGCGCCCCTGGCAGCCGGACCTGACCGTCACCGCCCGCCGCGCCCACGCCTACGCCGGGCCGAAGATCAGCCAGCCCATCCGCGCGGAACTCGCGTTCGGCGCGAGGCTCGCCCGGGGCAGCGGCGAGATCGTCACCGAAAACCACCGCCGCTGGGTGCCGGTCATCCTGCCTGGCGGGACGGACGCCTGGGTGCAGGAGGTGATCCTTGCCCCGCTGGACAGCGACCTGTTGACGTTCGCCCAGGGCTTCCTCGACACCCCCTACATGTGGGGCGGGCGCAGCGCGTGGGGACTGGACTGCTCCGGCCTGACGCAACTCGTGTACGGCGCGTTCGGCCGCCCCCTGCCGCGTGATGCTGACCAGCAGCAGGCGTTCCTCACCCCGGTGACGGACGCGCAGCCCGGCGACCTGGCCTTCTTCCCCGGTCATGTCGGCCTGATGCTTGGCGGGCGGCGCCTGCTGCACGCGAACGCCACACACATGCGCGTCACCGTCGAGACGCTCGGCGAGGGCGAGTACGGCACGCGCCTCCAGTCGGACCTCAGCGGCTTCGGGCGGTGGACGCAGTGA
- a CDS encoding dipeptide epimerase produces the protein MDAVTAATSPTVTWETLDLHTAQPFGIARWTHSVYPRTIVTLTHGGLTGRGEAAPNAFYGETRGTVEAVLPILADAVQDPWDWDGLHGRLSARMPYDHPSVKCALEMAAVEWCAARAGVSVWQLLGLSPASLPESSYTVSIADLDDMRRQAREAAARGHGVLKVKLGTDRDEAIIAALREEAPHVRLRVDANAAWTRTQARRMLGVLEAADVEFVEQPLAAGDLDGHAALRAVAGVPIVADESLHHVSDVLALARAFDGVNLKLAKLGGPLQALRALRLARAHGMSVMMGCMIESSLGIAAAAHLAGACDWADLDGALLLADDPFSGLDWQAGHLARPTGSGWGVERRTP, from the coding sequence GTGGACGCAGTGACCGCCGCGACCTCCCCCACGGTCACCTGGGAGACGCTGGACCTGCACACCGCGCAGCCCTTCGGCATTGCTCGCTGGACGCACAGCGTCTACCCCCGCACCATCGTCACCCTGACCCACGGCGGCCTGACCGGACGCGGCGAGGCCGCCCCGAACGCCTTCTACGGTGAGACGCGCGGCACCGTCGAGGCGGTCCTGCCCATCCTGGCGGACGCGGTGCAGGACCCCTGGGACTGGGACGGCCTGCACGGCCGCCTGTCGGCCCGCATGCCGTACGACCACCCCAGCGTGAAGTGCGCGCTGGAGATGGCGGCCGTCGAGTGGTGCGCCGCGCGCGCCGGGGTGTCCGTCTGGCAGCTGCTCGGCCTGAGCCCCGCGTCCCTCCCCGAGAGCAGCTATACCGTCAGCATCGCCGACCTGGACGACATGCGCCGTCAGGCGCGCGAGGCCGCCGCGCGCGGGCATGGCGTCCTGAAGGTCAAGCTGGGCACCGACCGCGACGAGGCGATTATCGCCGCGCTGCGCGAGGAAGCCCCGCACGTCCGCCTGCGCGTGGACGCCAACGCCGCCTGGACCCGCACCCAGGCCCGCCGGATGCTCGGTGTGTTGGAGGCCGCCGACGTGGAATTCGTCGAGCAGCCCCTCGCCGCCGGGGACCTGGACGGGCACGCCGCGCTGCGCGCCGTGGCGGGGGTGCCCATTGTCGCCGACGAGAGCCTGCACCACGTCTCGGACGTCCTGGCGCTGGCCCGCGCGTTCGACGGCGTGAACCTCAAGCTCGCCAAGCTCGGCGGGCCCCTCCAGGCGCTGCGGGCCCTGCGGCTGGCCCGCGCGCACGGGATGTCGGTCATGATGGGCTGCATGATCGAGAGCAGCCTCGGCATCGCCGCCGCCGCGCACCTCGCAGGTGCGTGCGACTGGGCCGACCTGGACGGCGCGCTGCTCCTCGCGGACGACCCGTTCAGCGGACTGGACTGGCAGGCGGGGCACCTCGCGCGCCCCACGGGCAGCGGCTGGGGCGTCGAGCGGCGCACCCCATGA
- a CDS encoding Gfo/Idh/MocA family protein, with the protein MTVRVAIIGAGNRGGDVYARLLAQHGAQVTHVVDPRAARLTEVAARHATPPERQFSDPDAFFALGRAADAVVIATPDDQHVRPCIQALALGYDVLLEKPICLTEADLDLLQAAEAASTGRVTVCHVLRAAPFFREVRRVLDSGALGTLIGIQHAENVAHWHYAHSYVRGNWRAAPPAAPFLLAKSCHDLDLLRAFAASPPERVSSEGGLHHFRPEHAPPGATDRCVTCPVQGCPSDARRIYFTRDLHTWPVTVLTAGGIRLSDALAHGPYGECVYLGKNNVVDHQAVTVRFRNGVTAQLTVSAFTHNNTRTLKLLGSHGELRGHMDRHELELHDFRTGHSQRWSVDASGTHGGGDDGLIQAWLASLRGHTPPPTPLSESLDSHRMAFAAERARQRGTVEEVC; encoded by the coding sequence ATGACCGTCCGGGTGGCGATCATCGGCGCCGGTAACCGCGGTGGGGACGTGTACGCCCGCCTGCTCGCGCAGCACGGCGCGCAGGTCACGCATGTCGTGGACCCCCGCGCGGCCCGCCTGACCGAGGTCGCCGCCCGCCACGCCACCCCGCCCGAGCGGCAGTTCAGCGACCCGGACGCCTTCTTCGCGCTGGGTCGCGCGGCCGACGCGGTCGTGATCGCCACCCCCGACGATCAGCACGTCCGGCCCTGCATCCAGGCCCTTGCCCTGGGCTACGACGTGCTGCTGGAAAAACCCATCTGCCTGACCGAGGCGGACCTCGACCTCCTCCAGGCAGCCGAGGCCGCCAGCACCGGGCGAGTCACGGTCTGCCACGTCCTGCGCGCCGCGCCCTTCTTCCGCGAGGTGCGGCGCGTGCTGGACAGCGGCGCCCTGGGCACCCTGATCGGCATCCAGCACGCGGAGAACGTCGCGCACTGGCACTACGCGCACTCCTACGTGCGCGGCAACTGGCGTGCGGCCCCACCCGCCGCGCCGTTCCTGCTCGCCAAGAGCTGCCATGACCTCGACCTGCTCCGCGCGTTCGCCGCCAGCCCCCCCGAACGGGTCAGCAGCGAGGGCGGCCTGCATCACTTCCGCCCCGAGCACGCCCCGCCCGGCGCGACCGACCGCTGCGTCACCTGCCCCGTCCAGGGCTGCCCGTCCGACGCGCGGCGCATCTACTTCACCCGCGACCTGCACACGTGGCCGGTCACGGTCCTCACCGCCGGGGGCATCCGCCTGAGCGACGCGCTGGCACACGGACCGTACGGCGAGTGCGTGTACCTCGGAAAAAACAACGTCGTGGACCACCAGGCCGTCACCGTCCGCTTCCGCAACGGCGTCACCGCGCAGCTCACCGTCAGCGCGTTCACGCACAACAACACCCGCACCCTGAAACTCCTCGGGTCGCACGGCGAACTGCGCGGCCACATGGACCGCCACGAACTCGAACTCCACGACTTCCGCACCGGCCACAGCCAGCGCTGGAGCGTCGACGCCAGCGGCACGCACGGCGGCGGCGACGACGGTCTGATCCAGGCGTGGCTCGCCAGTCTGCGCGGCCACACCCCCCCACCCACTCCCCTGTCCGAATCGCTCGACTCCCACCGCATGGCGTTCGCTGCCGAACGCGCCCGGCAACGAGGCACGGTCGAGGAGGTCTGCTAA
- a CDS encoding histidine phosphatase family protein → MRLWIIRHGETKGNQAGILRGASSANDEITDAGHDQAQAMAERISGGEPCPQAVYASRYTRAQQTAQPLAERLAVPVTVLPGIHEVDCGEWAGEPYSALRQHPERLELGGGELGFRGGESFREIAGRFAADVNGLPDGDAALVSHGGIIRIALADLLGLDVREVWRSGDFMLKNTDWIVLERQQGGWSLLE, encoded by the coding sequence ATGCGACTCTGGATCATCCGGCACGGCGAGACGAAGGGCAATCAGGCGGGCATCCTGCGCGGCGCGAGCAGCGCGAACGACGAGATTACCGATGCGGGTCATGATCAGGCGCAGGCCATGGCCGAGCGGATCAGCGGGGGAGAGCCGTGCCCGCAGGCCGTGTATGCCAGCCGGTATACCCGTGCGCAGCAGACGGCGCAGCCTCTGGCGGAGCGGCTGGCCGTGCCGGTCACGGTCCTTCCCGGTATTCACGAGGTGGACTGCGGCGAGTGGGCGGGCGAGCCGTACTCGGCCCTGAGGCAGCATCCGGAACGCCTGGAGCTGGGCGGCGGTGAACTGGGCTTCCGGGGAGGTGAGTCATTCCGGGAGATCGCGGGGCGGTTCGCTGCCGATGTGAACGGACTGCCGGATGGGGACGCGGCGCTGGTGTCGCACGGTGGGATCATCCGGATCGCCCTGGCTGATCTGCTGGGCCTGGATGTCCGCGAGGTCTGGCGGAGTGGGGACTTCATGTTGAAGAACACCGATTGGATCGTGCTGGAGCGGCAGCAGGGGGGGTGGTCCCTGCTGGAATAG
- a CDS encoding SDR family oxidoreductase, with the protein MTTTPARTIAVTGATGHLGRLTLQALIKRGVPAGNLVALVRDPAKAADLAAQGIQVRQADYRQPDTLSAALNGVNRLLLISSNDFDDRVGQHRHVIDAARNAGVDLIAYTSLLNADRSGMILAGDHQATEALLRESGVPFTLLRNGWYTENYDLKGAVKNGAILGAAGNHALQPAPRQDYAEAAAAVLSTDGHAGQTYELAGDEAITLADLAAEVARQSGQPVAYHDLSAEEYARTLAGFGVPDGFAQVLADSDTGITRGELASESRDLSRLIGRPTTPTTQAVRDALTA; encoded by the coding sequence ATGACCACGACACCTGCCCGCACCATTGCCGTCACAGGAGCCACCGGCCATCTCGGCCGCCTCACCCTCCAGGCCCTCATCAAGCGGGGTGTGCCTGCCGGGAACCTCGTCGCTCTCGTCCGTGACCCCGCGAAGGCCGCCGACCTCGCCGCGCAGGGCATCCAGGTGCGCCAGGCCGACTACAGGCAGCCCGACACCCTCAGCGCCGCCCTGAACGGCGTGAACCGCCTGCTGCTCATCTCCAGCAACGACTTCGACGACCGCGTCGGGCAGCACCGCCACGTGATTGACGCCGCCCGGAACGCCGGGGTGGACCTCATCGCGTACACCAGCCTCCTGAACGCCGACCGCAGCGGCATGATCCTCGCCGGGGACCATCAGGCCACGGAGGCGCTCCTGCGCGAGTCCGGTGTGCCCTTCACCCTGCTGCGCAACGGCTGGTACACCGAGAACTACGACCTCAAGGGAGCAGTGAAAAATGGCGCGATCCTGGGGGCCGCCGGGAACCACGCGCTTCAACCCGCGCCCCGGCAGGACTACGCCGAGGCCGCCGCGGCCGTCCTGAGCACCGACGGTCACGCCGGGCAGACCTACGAGCTCGCCGGGGACGAGGCCATCACCCTGGCCGACCTCGCCGCCGAGGTGGCCCGCCAGAGCGGCCAGCCCGTCGCGTACCACGACCTCAGCGCCGAGGAGTACGCCCGGACCCTCGCGGGATTCGGCGTGCCCGACGGCTTCGCGCAGGTGCTGGCCGACAGTGACACCGGCATCACGCGCGGCGAACTCGCCAGCGAGAGCCGCGACCTGAGCCGCCTGATCGGCCGCCCCACCACGCCCACCACGCAGGCCGTGCGGGACGCCCTGACCGCCTGA
- a CDS encoding Rrf2 family transcriptional regulator: protein MNSQYAVAVHVLSIISQFPEHSSSADIAASVGTNPVVIRTVTGLLRRADLLATQQGVSGARLTRDPRDITLLDVYRAVNGEASVFRLHEHPHPACPVGANIQATLEARFGCAQAAMEAELARTTLADVLGDLAARAG, encoded by the coding sequence GTGAACAGTCAGTATGCCGTGGCGGTGCATGTGCTCAGCATCATCAGCCAGTTCCCCGAGCACTCCAGTTCGGCCGATATCGCTGCCAGCGTCGGGACCAACCCGGTCGTGATCCGTACCGTCACGGGCCTGCTGCGCCGCGCGGATCTGCTGGCCACCCAGCAGGGCGTCAGCGGCGCGCGCCTGACCCGCGACCCGCGCGACATCACCCTGCTGGACGTGTACCGCGCCGTGAACGGCGAGGCCAGCGTGTTTCGCCTGCACGAGCATCCGCACCCGGCGTGTCCGGTCGGCGCGAACATCCAGGCCACCCTGGAAGCCCGTTTCGGGTGCGCGCAGGCCGCGATGGAAGCTGAACTGGCCCGCACGACCCTCGCGGACGTGCTGGGGGACCTGGCCGCCCGGGCAGGCTGA
- the sucD gene encoding succinate--CoA ligase subunit alpha → MGILVNKDSKVIVQGMTGREGASHSRAMKEFGTQVVAGVTPGKGGTDFEGWPVFNSVAEAKAATGANVSIIFVPPAGAADAVLEAAHAGMPLIVLITEGVPTVDMMRAVQEVKTLDAANRAEGGEGIRLIGGNCPGLVTNGEAKVGIMPNKIYANPGRIGLISRSGTLTYEAAKLLNDAGMGTSTTVGIGGDPVIGTTFADVLPLFEADPDTDAVVVIGEIGGADEEAAAEYIAQNMKKPVVAFISGRSAPKGKRMGHAGAIIMGDVGTPESKLAAFAAANVPVADTMPEIIDLVKQALNK, encoded by the coding sequence ATGGGTATCCTCGTCAACAAGGACAGCAAGGTCATCGTGCAGGGCATGACCGGCCGTGAAGGCGCTTCGCACAGCCGCGCCATGAAGGAGTTCGGCACGCAGGTCGTCGCGGGTGTCACCCCCGGCAAGGGCGGCACCGACTTCGAGGGCTGGCCCGTGTTCAACAGCGTCGCCGAGGCCAAGGCCGCGACCGGCGCGAACGTCAGCATCATCTTCGTGCCCCCCGCGGGCGCCGCGGACGCCGTGCTGGAAGCCGCGCACGCCGGTATGCCCCTGATCGTCCTGATCACCGAGGGCGTGCCCACCGTGGACATGATGCGCGCCGTGCAGGAAGTCAAGACCCTGGACGCCGCCAACCGCGCCGAGGGTGGCGAGGGCATCCGCCTGATCGGCGGGAACTGCCCCGGTCTGGTCACGAACGGGGAAGCCAAGGTCGGCATCATGCCGAACAAGATCTACGCCAACCCCGGCCGCATTGGCCTGATCAGCCGCTCCGGCACCCTGACGTACGAGGCCGCCAAGCTGCTGAACGACGCGGGCATGGGCACGAGCACCACCGTCGGCATCGGCGGTGACCCCGTCATCGGCACGACCTTCGCGGACGTGCTCCCCCTGTTCGAGGCCGACCCCGACACCGACGCGGTCGTCGTGATCGGCGAGATCGGCGGCGCCGACGAGGAAGCCGCCGCCGAGTACATCGCGCAGAACATGAAGAAGCCCGTCGTGGCCTTTATCAGTGGCCGCTCGGCACCCAAGGGCAAGCGCATGGGTCACGCCGGCGCGATCATCATGGGCGACGTCGGCACCCCCGAGAGCAAGCTCGCGGCCTTCGCGGCGGCGAACGTGCCCGTGGCCGACACCATGCCCGAGATCATCGATCTCGTGAAGCAGGCGCTGAATAAGTAA
- the sucC gene encoding ADP-forming succinate--CoA ligase subunit beta, which translates to MKLHEYQGKEILRQFGVNVQDGKVARTPDEVRQIAREYGQPVVVKAQVHVGGRGKAGGVKFSPTEDKAFENGEKILGMDIKGLTVNKVLVTKAVDIDAGVEYYVGMIVDRNVQSYTLMASAEGGMEIEEVAAATPEKIIKHRVDPVTGLRPYEAREVAIKAGFKGNLNKIADMMVKMSEAALKRDAVLVEINPLFVDQSGTPLALDTKFEIDDNAMYRHKDLADWRELEAEHPLEIEASKYGFAYVKLEGNVGVLGNGAGIVMTSLDVVNRAGAKPANFLDIGGGAKAEVVYNAVKLVSKDSDVKAIFINIFGGITRADEVAKGVIQALNEGILTKPVRMRIAGTAEDEAKALLADVNSPLIQMYPTMFEAADEAAKEANK; encoded by the coding sequence GTGAAACTTCACGAGTATCAGGGTAAGGAAATTCTGCGCCAGTTCGGCGTGAACGTTCAGGACGGCAAGGTCGCCCGCACCCCCGACGAAGTGCGTCAGATCGCCCGCGAGTACGGCCAGCCGGTCGTCGTGAAGGCGCAGGTGCACGTCGGTGGCCGCGGCAAGGCCGGCGGCGTGAAGTTCAGCCCCACCGAGGACAAGGCCTTCGAAAACGGCGAGAAGATCCTGGGCATGGACATCAAGGGCCTCACCGTGAACAAGGTGCTGGTCACCAAGGCCGTGGACATCGACGCGGGCGTCGAGTACTACGTCGGCATGATCGTCGACCGCAACGTCCAGAGCTACACCCTGATGGCCAGCGCCGAGGGCGGCATGGAGATCGAGGAAGTGGCCGCCGCCACCCCCGAGAAGATCATCAAGCACCGCGTGGACCCGGTCACGGGCCTGCGTCCCTACGAGGCGCGCGAAGTGGCCATCAAGGCCGGCTTCAAGGGCAACCTGAACAAGATCGCGGACATGATGGTCAAGATGAGCGAGGCCGCGCTGAAGCGTGACGCCGTGCTCGTCGAGATCAACCCCCTGTTCGTGGACCAGAGCGGCACGCCGCTGGCCCTGGACACCAAGTTCGAGATCGACGACAACGCCATGTACCGCCACAAGGACCTGGCCGACTGGCGCGAACTGGAAGCCGAGCACCCCCTCGAGATCGAGGCCAGCAAGTACGGCTTCGCGTACGTGAAGCTCGAAGGCAACGTGGGCGTGCTGGGCAACGGCGCGGGCATCGTGATGACCAGCCTCGACGTCGTGAACCGCGCCGGCGCCAAGCCCGCGAACTTCCTCGACATCGGCGGTGGCGCCAAGGCCGAGGTCGTGTACAACGCCGTGAAGCTCGTCAGCAAGGACAGTGACGTCAAGGCGATCTTCATCAACATCTTCGGCGGCATCACCCGCGCCGACGAGGTCGCCAAGGGCGTCATCCAGGCGCTGAACGAGGGCATCCTCACCAAACCCGTGCGCATGCGCATCGCGGGCACCGCCGAGGACGAGGCCAAGGCCCTCCTGGCGGACGTGAACAGCCCCCTGATCCAGATGTACCCCACCATGTTTGAGGCTGCCGACGAGGCCGCCAAGGAGGCGAACAAGTAA
- a CDS encoding M24 family metallopeptidase yields MTQLQELRHAMARAGLDAVWISDPANVRAVSGFSSGKDGKVLVTQGGATLYTDARYTVQAAEESPLDAFIARPPATLEHAAPGLAGLRVGFEADHLTVAALEDLREHWPQAALVAVQGLVQSLRAVKSSAEVQAIRDAQALADQVFAEVRPLIVAGARELDIASEIELRLRRAGAQSAFDLIVASGPRGAMPHGVASDRVIQDGDLVTVDMGAQLRGYHSDMTRTVAVGTPGAEMARVYRAVLEAEEAAVRAVKPGVRTAELDCLARDILTGHGLGEAFAHSLGHGVGLEVHEAPSLRGTSDDVLQPGMIITIEPGAYLPGVGGVRIEDLVLVTEDGHEVLSVSPKEVL; encoded by the coding sequence ATGACTCAACTTCAGGAGTTGCGCCACGCGATGGCCCGCGCCGGACTGGACGCCGTGTGGATCAGCGATCCCGCCAACGTCCGTGCCGTGAGCGGCTTCAGCAGCGGCAAGGACGGCAAGGTGCTCGTCACGCAGGGTGGGGCCACGCTGTACACCGACGCGCGGTACACGGTGCAGGCGGCCGAGGAGTCCCCGCTCGACGCTTTCATCGCGCGGCCCCCCGCCACGCTGGAGCACGCGGCCCCCGGACTGGCGGGGCTGCGGGTGGGCTTCGAGGCCGATCACCTGACGGTCGCCGCACTGGAAGACCTGCGGGAGCACTGGCCGCAGGCGGCCCTGGTGGCGGTGCAGGGGCTGGTGCAGAGCCTGCGGGCCGTGAAGTCCAGCGCGGAGGTGCAGGCGATCCGGGACGCGCAGGCGCTGGCCGATCAGGTGTTCGCCGAGGTGCGGCCCCTGATCGTGGCGGGCGCGCGGGAACTGGACATCGCCAGCGAGATCGAGCTGCGGCTGCGCCGCGCCGGGGCGCAGAGTGCTTTCGACCTGATCGTCGCCAGCGGCCCGCGCGGCGCGATGCCGCACGGCGTCGCCAGTGACCGCGTCATTCAGGACGGGGACCTCGTGACGGTGGACATGGGCGCGCAGCTGCGCGGGTACCACAGCGACATGACCCGCACGGTCGCGGTGGGCACGCCCGGCGCCGAGATGGCCCGCGTGTACCGCGCCGTGCTGGAGGCCGAGGAGGCCGCCGTGCGTGCCGTGAAGCCCGGCGTGCGGACCGCCGAGTTGGACTGTTTGGCGCGCGACATCCTGACCGGGCACGGCCTGGGCGAGGCCTTCGCGCACTCGCTGGGGCACGGTGTGGGCCTGGAGGTCCACGAGGCGCCCAGTTTGCGCGGCACGAGTGACGACGTGCTGCAACCCGGCATGATCATCACCATCGAACCCGGCGCGTACCTGCCGGGCGTGGGCGGCGTGCGGATCGAGGATCTGGTTCTCGTGACGGAAGACGGCCACGAGGTCCTCAGCGTGTCCCCGAAGGAGGTGCTGTGA
- a CDS encoding RlpA-like double-psi beta-barrel domain-containing protein, translated as MRLRVPLLAALLLGAAQAGTYRVQAGDTLWEIARAHGTSVGALLQLNGRSSQTIRVGEVLQVPERGAPTIRATSLAPAAPAFQQGQAVYYGGRAHPQTTMTAAHLSLPFGTWVRVTHARTGRSVDVMINDRGPFGVQSRVIDLSTDAARALGILAEGVAPVTLSVLSRP; from the coding sequence GTGAGGCTGCGGGTTCCCCTGCTGGCCGCCCTCCTGTTGGGGGCCGCGCAGGCCGGAACGTACCGCGTGCAGGCCGGGGATACCCTGTGGGAGATCGCGCGGGCGCACGGCACCAGCGTCGGCGCCCTGCTGCAACTGAACGGGCGCAGCAGCCAGACGATCCGCGTTGGTGAGGTGCTGCAGGTGCCCGAGCGGGGCGCGCCCACCATCCGCGCGACGTCGCTGGCGCCCGCCGCGCCTGCGTTCCAGCAGGGGCAGGCGGTGTACTACGGGGGCCGCGCACACCCGCAGACGACCATGACGGCCGCGCACCTGAGCCTGCCGTTCGGGACGTGGGTGCGGGTCACGCACGCCCGCACGGGCCGCAGCGTGGACGTGATGATCAACGACCGCGGGCCGTTCGGGGTGCAGTCGCGCGTGATCGACCTGTCCACCGACGCGGCCCGGGCGCTGGGCATCCTGGCTGAAGGCGTGGCACCCGTGACGCTGAGTGTCCTGAGCCGCCCCTGA
- a CDS encoding YbjN domain-containing protein, whose protein sequence is MTMETALLTLDTLAKYLKEKEVQLDMEENNGQRFIRMGWRFEMGDAAVLVSVNDGPNNTSRLEVTCVTQKQYGDRRAEIVNMLNDRNRERAFARSIDADGNVWLEYVGFYPTLAEMPQETFDTLFGGVLMHFQDDYAALEGFVPQMQQQPQA, encoded by the coding sequence ATGACGATGGAAACGGCACTGCTGACCCTGGACACCCTGGCCAAGTACCTGAAGGAAAAGGAAGTCCAGCTGGATATGGAAGAGAACAACGGCCAGCGCTTCATCCGCATGGGCTGGCGTTTCGAGATGGGCGACGCGGCCGTGCTGGTCAGCGTGAACGACGGCCCGAACAACACCAGCCGCCTGGAGGTCACCTGCGTGACCCAGAAGCAGTACGGTGACCGCCGCGCGGAGATCGTGAACATGCTGAACGATCGCAACCGCGAGCGTGCCTTCGCCCGCAGCATCGACGCGGACGGCAACGTGTGGCTGGAGTACGTGGGCTTCTACCCCACCCTGGCCGAGATGCCCCAGGAGACCTTCGACACGCTGTTCGGCGGCGTGCTGATGCACTTCCAGGACGACTACGCCGCGCTGGAAGGCTTCGTGCCCCAGATGCAGCAGCAGCCCCAGGCGTAA